The following are encoded together in the Salmonella enterica subsp. enterica serovar Choleraesuis genome:
- the proP gene encoding proline/betaine transporter, with protein MKNQNVTTHIPAFWRKRPKKALTVDDITIVDHQMLKRAVGAAALGNAMEWFDFGVYSFLAVTIGKVFFPGGSPAVQLIATFGAFAAAFLVRPLGGLVFGPLGDKIGRQKVLAFTMIMMAIGTFCIGLIPGYNQIGIAAPMLLLLARLVQGFSTGGEYGGAATFIAEYSTDKRRGFMGSWLEFGTLAGYLLGAILVTGMTAVLTEQQLLSWGWRIPFFVAGPLGLFGLYIRLKLEETPAFQKHMEKQEALEHSKPQPGVWEMLTKYRVQMFKCIGLVLLFNVSNYMLTSYMPSYLTGVLGMSELSGLMLIMVVMIIMMPLTLAWGYWNDRLGRRPVIMFGAVGLIVLAIPAMWLIGTGSLLAVFAGLVILGALHTCFSGTMPSALPALFATDVRYSALAIGFNLSVSLFGGTTPLITSWLVEKTGNLMIPAWYLMAAGAIGVVTVFFMRETARKPLHGSAPAVASEEEAERLVEKLAKRQEIAAAHG; from the coding sequence ATGAAAAATCAAAACGTTACTACACACATTCCCGCCTTTTGGCGTAAGCGTCCTAAAAAGGCGCTGACCGTTGATGACATCACCATCGTGGACCATCAGATGCTGAAGCGCGCCGTAGGCGCAGCGGCTCTCGGTAATGCGATGGAGTGGTTCGATTTCGGGGTTTATAGCTTCTTAGCCGTAACCATCGGTAAAGTCTTCTTCCCGGGCGGAAGTCCGGCGGTTCAGCTTATTGCCACCTTTGGTGCATTTGCTGCGGCATTCCTGGTGCGTCCGCTGGGCGGCCTGGTTTTTGGTCCGCTGGGTGACAAAATTGGCCGCCAGAAAGTGCTAGCCTTCACCATGATAATGATGGCCATCGGCACCTTCTGTATTGGTTTAATTCCCGGATATAACCAGATTGGCATCGCCGCGCCGATGCTGCTGTTACTGGCCCGTCTGGTGCAGGGCTTCTCTACCGGCGGCGAATACGGTGGGGCGGCAACATTTATTGCTGAGTATTCCACCGATAAACGCCGCGGCTTTATGGGCAGCTGGCTGGAGTTCGGCACGCTGGCCGGTTATCTGCTGGGGGCAATTTTAGTTACCGGCATGACCGCGGTGCTCACCGAGCAGCAGCTGCTGTCGTGGGGCTGGCGCATCCCGTTCTTCGTTGCCGGGCCGTTGGGGCTATTTGGCCTCTATATCCGTCTCAAACTCGAAGAAACTCCGGCATTCCAGAAACACATGGAAAAACAGGAAGCGCTGGAGCACAGCAAACCGCAGCCTGGCGTTTGGGAAATGCTCACCAAATATCGGGTGCAGATGTTTAAATGTATCGGCCTGGTGCTGCTGTTTAATGTTTCCAACTACATGCTGACTTCATACATGCCGAGCTATCTGACCGGGGTGTTGGGTATGAGTGAGCTGAGCGGGCTGATGCTTATTATGGTGGTGATGATCATCATGATGCCACTGACCCTGGCATGGGGTTACTGGAATGACCGCCTGGGCCGTCGTCCGGTGATTATGTTCGGTGCGGTGGGGCTGATTGTACTGGCGATCCCAGCTATGTGGCTGATTGGTACCGGCTCACTGCTGGCGGTATTTGCCGGGCTGGTTATTCTGGGCGCTCTGCATACCTGCTTTAGCGGCACTATGCCATCGGCGCTGCCGGCACTGTTTGCTACCGATGTGCGTTACAGCGCGCTGGCCATTGGTTTTAACCTCTCGGTATCGCTGTTTGGTGGCACTACGCCGCTTATTACCAGCTGGCTGGTTGAGAAAACCGGTAACCTGATGATCCCTGCCTGGTATCTGATGGCAGCGGGTGCAATTGGGGTTGTTACCGTGTTCTTTATGCGTGAAACCGCCCGAAAACCGCTGCACGGCTCGGCTCCGGCCGTAGCCAGCGAAGAAGAGGCCGAACGCCTGGTGGAAAAACTGGCCAAACGCCAGGAAATTGCTGCCGCTCACGGTTAA
- the cusS gene encoding two-component sensor histidine kinase, which yields MRINRRWRPFSLATRLTFFISLATITAFLAFTWIMLHSVEKHFAEQDINDLTEISVALDNILLRPNISESQKAEQIQDVLASYRSIAVLIRNQDGDTLYHSANGPDLMSVLQSPRIDNYLHSGEVFVWPAGGHTDNRPDGMKMHHTTYRMMASAVNSQSIPRYTVLVALSINFHLHYLDELKSNLMLIAALISLAIVLIVLMAVRKGHQPLRSVSMKIQNISSENLDMRLDPNAVPIELRQLVISFNHMIERIEDVFNRQANFSADIAHEIRTPITNLVTQTEIVLSKKRSEKELEDVLYSNLEEYNRMAKMVSDMLFLAQADNNQLIPERVPLDLRAETIKVFEFFEAWAEEQGVGLTFKGGSSVIEGDPLMIRRVIYNLLSNAIRYTPRGQSVTIHVNDRDDKAELIVENPGSPIPAEHLPRILDRFYRIDPSRQRKGEGSGIGLAIVKSIVTAHQGKISVTSDTVSTRFTVLLTRLRPR from the coding sequence ATGAGAATTAACCGCCGCTGGCGACCGTTTTCGCTGGCGACCCGCCTCACGTTTTTTATCAGCCTGGCGACCATTACCGCGTTTTTAGCTTTTACCTGGATTATGCTGCACTCGGTAGAGAAACACTTTGCCGAGCAGGATATTAATGACCTGACCGAAATCAGCGTGGCGCTGGATAATATTTTGCTCAGGCCGAATATCTCCGAGTCGCAAAAAGCGGAGCAAATTCAGGACGTGCTGGCGAGCTATCGCAGCATCGCGGTGCTTATCCGTAACCAGGATGGCGATACGCTTTACCACAGCGCCAACGGGCCAGACCTGATGTCCGTGCTCCAGTCGCCCAGGATAGACAACTATCTGCACTCTGGTGAGGTCTTTGTCTGGCCGGCCGGAGGGCACACAGATAACCGACCTGACGGCATGAAGATGCACCATACCACCTATCGGATGATGGCTTCAGCAGTTAACAGTCAAAGTATTCCGCGCTATACCGTGCTGGTGGCGTTATCCATTAACTTCCATCTTCATTATCTTGATGAGCTTAAAAGTAATCTGATGCTGATTGCCGCGCTGATAAGCCTGGCAATCGTGTTGATTGTGCTAATGGCGGTGCGTAAAGGTCACCAGCCGTTGCGTAGCGTGAGCATGAAAATCCAGAACATCTCCTCTGAAAACCTGGATATGCGCCTTGACCCTAATGCTGTGCCAATTGAGCTCAGGCAACTGGTTATCTCCTTTAACCATATGATTGAGCGAATTGAGGATGTATTTAACCGCCAGGCGAACTTCTCTGCCGATATTGCCCATGAGATCCGCACCCCGATTACTAACCTTGTAACTCAGACTGAGATTGTGCTTAGTAAGAAGCGCTCGGAAAAAGAGCTGGAAGATGTGCTGTACTCCAATCTTGAGGAGTATAACCGGATGGCCAAAATGGTGAGTGACATGCTATTCCTGGCTCAGGCTGATAATAATCAGCTGATTCCCGAGCGGGTGCCGCTGGATTTACGGGCCGAAACCATCAAAGTTTTCGAGTTTTTTGAGGCCTGGGCTGAGGAACAAGGCGTTGGTCTGACCTTCAAAGGCGGTTCTTCCGTTATTGAGGGCGACCCGTTAATGATCCGTCGGGTTATCTATAACCTGCTGTCGAACGCAATTCGATACACCCCACGCGGCCAGTCGGTCACTATTCATGTTAACGATCGCGATGACAAAGCTGAGCTGATAGTTGAAAACCCCGGCTCGCCGATTCCCGCCGAACATTTGCCGCGTATTCTTGACCGTTTTTATCGCATCGATCCGTCGCGACAGCGTAAAGGCGAAGGCAGCGGTATTGGGCTGGCGATTGTTAAATCCATCGTGACCGCTCATCAGGGCAAAATAAGCGTTACTTCCGATACTGTCTCTACCCGCTTTACGGTTTTGCTCACCCGGCTGCGTCCGCGCTAA